From a single Fusarium fujikuroi IMI 58289 draft genome, chromosome FFUJ_chr03 genomic region:
- a CDS encoding related to nitrate reductase, producing the protein MFSRSTRRLASQLRPLRSLSIPASQAPSRGQSRTFIATRLTRSASTKPPASDKSATISRDPSTSFAFLLAGAASFYLAYSFAQQPPTRCDAIAHDENDHDPRDPSLPRYRINEVRKHDAHSDHPWVIHRDKVYDITEWIGAHPGGDVILRAAGGSIDPYWDIFSIHKNDYVYDILNQYLIGYVDPADLVDGRPAREEIEDPFSDDPVRHPDLITMTQKPRNAETPAYAMTNDFLTPNDLFYVRNHMWVPSIAEDPNNHNLTIELPDGTTKEYTLADLKNRFKSHKVTASLQCSGNRRQHMNEESGRKTNGLPWTAGAISNACWEGVLLSDVLADAGFDLHSGLTGESEAKHVQFNGLEAYGSSIPIKKAIDPQGDVILAYRMNGQTLPRDHGFPLRAIVPGHVAARSVKWLNHVTLSDEESTSQWQRRDYKCFGPNQTKVDWDSAPAIQELPVQSAITKCKLGDWTAKDDNSHTYTKPASLSGYAYSGGGRAIVRVDISFDNGKSWSQASILPDCSTKEGEESPCYGHAAWAWRRWKFDGAVPLEAFEPAPSGKRCATFVVKATDEVYNTQPDSHAATWNIRGNLATAWHRVKVCDDGPTGSETKA; encoded by the coding sequence CACAAGCTCCCTCGAGGGGACAATCTCGCACCTTCATCGCAACACGACTCACAAGATCTGCATCAACAAAACCTCCCGCCTCCGATAAGTCTGCGACGATATCGAGAGATCCAAGCACTTCCTTCGCATTTCTCCTCGCTGGAGCAGCTTCCTTCTACCTCGCCTACAGCTTCGCGCAACAACCTCCTACACGGTGCGACGCCATTGCCCATGACGAAAACGACCATGATCCTCgagatccttctcttcctcgataTCGCATCAACGAAGTGCGCAAGCACGATGCTCATTCTGATCACCCCTGGGTCATCCACCGCGACAAAGTCTACGATATAACTGAATGGATTGGCGCGCATCCTGGCGGCGATGTTATTCTTCGCGCTGCTGGTGGCTCCATTGATCCCTACTGGGATATCTTTTCTATACACAAAAATGACTACGTTTACGATATTCTAAACCAGTACCTAATTGGGTACGTCGATCCGGCAGATCTCGTCGACGGGCGACCGGCGCgagaagagatcgaggatCCCTTCTCGGATGATCCCGTTCGACATCCGGACTTGATTACAATGACGCAGAAGCCCAGAAACGCAGAGACGCCAGCCTATGCTATGACGAACGATTTCCTTACGCCTAATGACCTTTTCTACGTGCGCAACCACATGTGGGTGCCATCAATCGCCGAGGACCCAAACAACCACAATCTCACAATAGAACTTCCTGACGGAACCACAAAAGAATACACCCTCGCTGACCTCAAGAACCGATTCAAATCCCACAAAGTCACAGCCTCTCTTCAATGCTCTGGGAACCGCCGGCAACACATGAATGAGGAATCAGGTCGCAAAACAAATGGTCTTCCGTGGACTGCTGGAGCTATCTCAAACGCCTGCTGGGAAGGCGTCTTACTCTCGGACGTACTGGCAGATGCAGGCTTTGATCTGCATTCGGGCCTCACAGGAGAATCCGAGGCAAAGCACGTTCAGTTCAACGGCCTAGAAGCTTACGGTTCATCGATTCCTATCAAAAAGGCCATCGATCCCCAGGGCGACGTAATACTCGCCTACAGAATGAACGGCCAGACTCTCCCGCGCGATCACGGGTTTCCTCTACGAGCTATTGTTCCTGGACATGTTGCCGCACGATCTGTCAAATGGTTGAACCATGTCACGCTGAGTGACGAGGAGAGCACATCTCAGTGGCAGCGACGCGACTACAAGTGTTTTGGACCGAACCAGACCAAAGTCGACTGGGATTCAGCACCTGCCATTCAAGAATTACCTGTCCAAAGCGCCATCACAAAGTGCAAACTTGGCGATTGGACAGCCAAGGATGACAATTCTCACACCTATACAAAGCCTGCTTCATTGTCTGGCTACGCATACTCCGGTGGAGGCCGCGCCATCGTTCGCGTCGACATATCCTTCGACAACGGCAAAAGCTGGTCCCAAGCCTCCATTCTTCCCGACTGTTCCACAAAAGAGGGTGAAGAATCGCCTTGCTATGGTCACGCAGCCTGGGCATGGCGGAGATGGAAGTTTGACGGTGCGGTCCCTTTGGAGGCGTTTGAACCCGCACCATCAGGGAAGCGATGTGCGACGTTCGTTGTGAAAGCTACAGACGAGGTGTACAACACACAACCGGACAGTCACGCAGCAACATGGAATATTCGCGGTAATCTTGCTACAGCGTGGCATCGCGTGAAGGTCTGCGATGATGGCCCCACGGGGTCAGAAACAAAAGCGTAG